One region of Vigna angularis cultivar LongXiaoDou No.4 chromosome 10, ASM1680809v1, whole genome shotgun sequence genomic DNA includes:
- the LOC108334837 gene encoding uncharacterized protein LOC108334837 isoform X4, with product MAPRLPPPPTPKIEPSDLNRMLESVLQALQQQNAALVHQNTITLQNLEAARVSAENARVSSENTKRQFMEVLTSGRATLGASSFAIPVQEWSLESFLQHHPARFTGKCSPDEADHWFRDMERIYEAKGCPDERKLAYTQYLLTGEAGHWWSSMKMILERSKTPITWELFRVKFYTEYFPNSVRFAKEVEFLELVQGNRSVSEYADRFKHLLRFNTMAVDEEWQCRKFENGLRSDIKLLVKRLRIREFPALVEMARDLEKTKRESEGQQSQPARSGGSSGSRGGLSTRKAPYTRPSLSSGFRGSSSQPLVQSGPTRPSGTVRCFGCGGPHYRNNCPMGSVARKCFKCVKEGHIAAECTSTAESGPQAQRTRLPPPRGGGRPQAVDKVYAMTGSEAVSSDKLVLRGLSFHGFHGAKPEERKLGQKFVVDIDAWMDLATAGKTDHLSDTVSYTAIYD from the exons ATGGCACCTagacttcctcctcctcctacCCCTAAGATTGAGCCGTCTGACTTGAACAGAATGTTGGAGTCTGTACTTCAAGCATTGCAGCAACAAAATGCTGCTTTGGTGCATCAGAACACCATTACATTACAAAATCTGGAAGCCGCAAGAGTATCTGCTGAGAACGCGAGAGTGTCATCTGAGAACACTAAAAGGCAGTTCATGGAAGTGTTGACTAGTGGCAGGGCCACTCTAGGTGCTTCTTCCTTCGCTATTCCAGTCCAAGAGTGGAGCTTGGAGAGCTTCCTCCAACATCACCCAGCCAGATTCACTGGAAAGTGCAGCCCTGATGAAGCCGACCACTGGTTTAGGGACATGGAGAGGATATATGAAGCTAAGGGGTGTCCTGATGAGAGAAAATTGGCCTATACTCAATATCTGTTGACCGGGGAGGCTGGCCACTGGTGGAGTAGCATGAAGATGATCCTTGAAAGGAGTAAGACTCCTATTACTTGGGAGTTGTTTAGGGTCAAATTCTACACTGAGTACTTCCCAAACAGTGTTAGATTTGCAAAGGAAGTAGAATTCCTGGAGCTGGTACAGGGCAACAGATCAGTGTCAGAGTATGCAGATCGCTTCAAACATCTACTTCGCTTCAACACTATGGCGGTGGATGAAGAATGGCAATgcagaaaatttgaaaatggctTAAGGAGTGATATCAAGCTGCTTGTAAAGAGGTTGCGCATCAGAGAGTTCCCTGCTCTAGTGGAGATGGCACGTGATCTAGAGAAGACGAAGAGGGAATCTGAGGGACAACAGAGTCAGCCTGCTAGGAGTGGGGGATCATCTGGGTCTCGTGGTGGACTTAGCACTAGGAAGGCCCCTTACACTAGACCATCCCTTTCTTCTGGGTTTAGGGGTTCATCCTCTCAGCCATTAGTGCAGTCAGGACCAACCAGACCATCTGGCACCGTTAGATGTTTTGGTTGTGGAGGACCTCATTACCGGAACAACTGCCCTATGGGAAGTGTAGCAAGGAAGTGCTTCAAGTGCGTGAAAGAGGGACACATTGCTGCTGAGTGTACCTCTACAGCAGAGTCAGGGCCTCAGGCGCAGAGGACTCGTTTGCCTCCACCCAGGGGAGGTGGTAGACCTCAGGCGGTGGACAAAGTATATGCTATGACAGGATCAGAGGCAGTCAGCTCAG ACAAACTCGTACTGAGGGGATTGTCATTCCATGGTTTTCATGGAGCAAAGCCGGAAGAAAGGAAACTGGGCCAGAAGTTCGTGGTAGATATAGATGCTTGGATGGATCTCGCAACTGCTGGCAAAACTGATCACTTATCTGATACAGTTAGTTACACAGCAATATATGA TTAA
- the LOC108335906 gene encoding protein LPA3 — MVLSSSMILSNSPFASPSLPTSTNAKLETFFLKYDGIIRVRGFTASSVTPRNRKLSTCSASRDGNASVETDAPFPADYSELLEQVKVAVNLAMKDNRQLMEIEFPTAGLGSVPGDGEGGIEMTESMQLIREFCDRFIIPEKVTRTRIFFPEANEVDFARQSVFGGSSLKLDYLTKPSFFEDFGFVEKVKMSDRVKTEDELFLVAYPYFNVNEILVVEELYKEAVLNTERKLIIFNGELDRIRSGYYPSFFYPKLGALTKTFLPMMETVYYIHNFKGRNGGTLFRCYPGPWKVLRRVGPRKYVCLHEQNSMPSLKEVALEILPSA, encoded by the exons ATGGTTTTATCCAGTTCCATGATTCTCTCTAATTCTCCCTTTGCATCCCCTTCTCTTCCAACTTCAACG AATGCCAAGTTGGAAACTTTTTTCCTGAAATATGATGGGATCATCAGAGTTAGAGGATTTACGGCTTCTTCAGTGACACCCAGAAACCGAAAATTATCAACATGTTCTGCATCGAGAGACGGAAATGCCTCTGTTGAAACTGATGCACCTTTCCCTGCTGATTACTCTGAGCTTCTGGAACAA GTAAAAGTAGCTGTGAATTTGGCTATGAAGGATAACAGACAGCTAATG GAGATTGAGTTTCCCACAGCTGGACTCGGGTCTGTGCCAG GTGATGGGGAAGGTGGAATTGAAATGACTGAGAGCATGCAATTGATTCGGGAATTTTGTGACCGCTTCATTATTCCAGAGAAAGTCACACGAACAAGAATA TTTTTCCCAGAGGCTAATGAAGTTGACTTTGCTAGACAATCAGTCTTTGGTGGATCTTCTTTAAAGTTGGACTATTTGACCAAGCCTTCATTTTTTGAAGATTTCGGTTTTGTTGAGAAAGTGAAAATGTCAGACAGAGTGAAGACAGAAGATGAACTTTTCTTGGTTGCCTATCCATATTTTAATGTCAATG AGATACTTGTTGTGGAAGAACTTTATAAAGAGGCAGTCTTGAACACAGAACGAAAACTGATTATTTTCAATGGAGAACTCGATCGCATAAGATCTGGGT ATTATCCATCATTCTTCTACCCAAAGCTTGGTGCACTCACGAAGACCTTTCTACCGATGATGGAAACTGTGTATTACATTCATAACTTCAAGGGCCGCAATGGAGGAACACTTTTTAG GTGTTATCCAGGACCCTGGAAGGTCCTGAGAAGAGTTGGGCCTAGGAAATATGTTTGTCTGCACGAGCAGAATAGTATGCCATCCCTCAAGGAAGTTGCTCTTGAGATTCTTCCATCTGCATAA
- the LOC108334837 gene encoding uncharacterized protein LOC108334837 isoform X1: MAPRLPPPPTPKIEPSDLNRMLESVLQALQQQNAALVHQNTITLQNLEAARVSAENARVSSENTKRQFMEVLTSGRATLGASSFAIPVQEWSLESFLQHHPARFTGKCSPDEADHWFRDMERIYEAKGCPDERKLAYTQYLLTGEAGHWWSSMKMILERSKTPITWELFRVKFYTEYFPNSVRFAKEVEFLELVQGNRSVSEYADRFKHLLRFNTMAVDEEWQCRKFENGLRSDIKLLVKRLRIREFPALVEMARDLEKTKRESEGQQSQPARSGGSSGSRGGLSTRKAPYTRPSLSSGFRGSSSQPLVQSGPTRPSGTVRCFGCGGPHYRNNCPMGSVARKCFKCVKEGHIAAECTSTAESGPQAQRTRLPPPRGGGRPQAVDKVYAMTGSEAVSSAKMESDALACGDKLVLRGLSFHGFHGAKPEERKLGQKFVVDIDAWMDLATAGKTDHLSDTVSYTAIYDIVKEVLEGSPHNLLESVAQKIAITTLTNHKEIFAVRVKVEKPHVAVQGPVDYLGVEIHRRRSDLSG, translated from the exons ATGGCACCTagacttcctcctcctcctacCCCTAAGATTGAGCCGTCTGACTTGAACAGAATGTTGGAGTCTGTACTTCAAGCATTGCAGCAACAAAATGCTGCTTTGGTGCATCAGAACACCATTACATTACAAAATCTGGAAGCCGCAAGAGTATCTGCTGAGAACGCGAGAGTGTCATCTGAGAACACTAAAAGGCAGTTCATGGAAGTGTTGACTAGTGGCAGGGCCACTCTAGGTGCTTCTTCCTTCGCTATTCCAGTCCAAGAGTGGAGCTTGGAGAGCTTCCTCCAACATCACCCAGCCAGATTCACTGGAAAGTGCAGCCCTGATGAAGCCGACCACTGGTTTAGGGACATGGAGAGGATATATGAAGCTAAGGGGTGTCCTGATGAGAGAAAATTGGCCTATACTCAATATCTGTTGACCGGGGAGGCTGGCCACTGGTGGAGTAGCATGAAGATGATCCTTGAAAGGAGTAAGACTCCTATTACTTGGGAGTTGTTTAGGGTCAAATTCTACACTGAGTACTTCCCAAACAGTGTTAGATTTGCAAAGGAAGTAGAATTCCTGGAGCTGGTACAGGGCAACAGATCAGTGTCAGAGTATGCAGATCGCTTCAAACATCTACTTCGCTTCAACACTATGGCGGTGGATGAAGAATGGCAATgcagaaaatttgaaaatggctTAAGGAGTGATATCAAGCTGCTTGTAAAGAGGTTGCGCATCAGAGAGTTCCCTGCTCTAGTGGAGATGGCACGTGATCTAGAGAAGACGAAGAGGGAATCTGAGGGACAACAGAGTCAGCCTGCTAGGAGTGGGGGATCATCTGGGTCTCGTGGTGGACTTAGCACTAGGAAGGCCCCTTACACTAGACCATCCCTTTCTTCTGGGTTTAGGGGTTCATCCTCTCAGCCATTAGTGCAGTCAGGACCAACCAGACCATCTGGCACCGTTAGATGTTTTGGTTGTGGAGGACCTCATTACCGGAACAACTGCCCTATGGGAAGTGTAGCAAGGAAGTGCTTCAAGTGCGTGAAAGAGGGACACATTGCTGCTGAGTGTACCTCTACAGCAGAGTCAGGGCCTCAGGCGCAGAGGACTCGTTTGCCTCCACCCAGGGGAGGTGGTAGACCTCAGGCGGTGGACAAAGTATATGCTATGACAGGATCAGAGGCAGTCAGCTCAG CTAAAATGGAATCTGATGCACTGGCATGTGGAGACAAACTCGTACTGAGGGGATTGTCATTCCATGGTTTTCATGGAGCAAAGCCGGAAGAAAGGAAACTGGGCCAGAAGTTCGTGGTAGATATAGATGCTTGGATGGATCTCGCAACTGCTGGCAAAACTGATCACTTATCTGATACAGTTAGTTACACAGCAATATATGA TATAGTTAAGGAAGTTCTTGAAGGCTCACCTCACAACCTTCTGGAATCAGTGGCCCAAAAAATTGCAATAACTACTCTGACAAATCATAAAGAAATTTTTGCTGTTCGAGTGAAGGTTGAAAAGCCTCATGTGGCAGTTCAAGGTCCAGTTGATTACTTAGGCGTTGAGATTCATAGACGGAGAAGCGATTTGTCAGgctaa
- the LOC108334837 gene encoding uncharacterized protein LOC108334837 isoform X2, which translates to MAPRLPPPPTPKIEPSDLNRMLESVLQALQQQNAALVHQNTITLQNLEAARVSAENARVSSENTKRQFMEVLTSGRATLGASSFAIPVQEWSLESFLQHHPARFTGKCSPDEADHWFRDMERIYEAKGCPDERKLAYTQYLLTGEAGHWWSSMKMILERSKTPITWELFRVKFYTEYFPNSVRFAKEVEFLELVQGNRSVSEYADRFKHLLRFNTMAVDEEWQCRKFENGLRSDIKLLVKRLRIREFPALVEMARDLEKTKRESEGQQSQPARSGGSSGSRGGLSTRKAPYTRPSLSSGFRGSSSQPLVQSGPTRPSGTVRCFGCGGPHYRNNCPMGSVARKCFKCVKEGHIAAECTSTAESGPQAQRTRLPPPRGGGRPQAVDKVYAMTGSEAVSSDKLVLRGLSFHGFHGAKPEERKLGQKFVVDIDAWMDLATAGKTDHLSDTVSYTAIYDIVKEVLEGSPHNLLESVAQKIAITTLTNHKEIFAVRVKVEKPHVAVQGPVDYLGVEIHRRRSDLSG; encoded by the exons ATGGCACCTagacttcctcctcctcctacCCCTAAGATTGAGCCGTCTGACTTGAACAGAATGTTGGAGTCTGTACTTCAAGCATTGCAGCAACAAAATGCTGCTTTGGTGCATCAGAACACCATTACATTACAAAATCTGGAAGCCGCAAGAGTATCTGCTGAGAACGCGAGAGTGTCATCTGAGAACACTAAAAGGCAGTTCATGGAAGTGTTGACTAGTGGCAGGGCCACTCTAGGTGCTTCTTCCTTCGCTATTCCAGTCCAAGAGTGGAGCTTGGAGAGCTTCCTCCAACATCACCCAGCCAGATTCACTGGAAAGTGCAGCCCTGATGAAGCCGACCACTGGTTTAGGGACATGGAGAGGATATATGAAGCTAAGGGGTGTCCTGATGAGAGAAAATTGGCCTATACTCAATATCTGTTGACCGGGGAGGCTGGCCACTGGTGGAGTAGCATGAAGATGATCCTTGAAAGGAGTAAGACTCCTATTACTTGGGAGTTGTTTAGGGTCAAATTCTACACTGAGTACTTCCCAAACAGTGTTAGATTTGCAAAGGAAGTAGAATTCCTGGAGCTGGTACAGGGCAACAGATCAGTGTCAGAGTATGCAGATCGCTTCAAACATCTACTTCGCTTCAACACTATGGCGGTGGATGAAGAATGGCAATgcagaaaatttgaaaatggctTAAGGAGTGATATCAAGCTGCTTGTAAAGAGGTTGCGCATCAGAGAGTTCCCTGCTCTAGTGGAGATGGCACGTGATCTAGAGAAGACGAAGAGGGAATCTGAGGGACAACAGAGTCAGCCTGCTAGGAGTGGGGGATCATCTGGGTCTCGTGGTGGACTTAGCACTAGGAAGGCCCCTTACACTAGACCATCCCTTTCTTCTGGGTTTAGGGGTTCATCCTCTCAGCCATTAGTGCAGTCAGGACCAACCAGACCATCTGGCACCGTTAGATGTTTTGGTTGTGGAGGACCTCATTACCGGAACAACTGCCCTATGGGAAGTGTAGCAAGGAAGTGCTTCAAGTGCGTGAAAGAGGGACACATTGCTGCTGAGTGTACCTCTACAGCAGAGTCAGGGCCTCAGGCGCAGAGGACTCGTTTGCCTCCACCCAGGGGAGGTGGTAGACCTCAGGCGGTGGACAAAGTATATGCTATGACAGGATCAGAGGCAGTCAGCTCAG ACAAACTCGTACTGAGGGGATTGTCATTCCATGGTTTTCATGGAGCAAAGCCGGAAGAAAGGAAACTGGGCCAGAAGTTCGTGGTAGATATAGATGCTTGGATGGATCTCGCAACTGCTGGCAAAACTGATCACTTATCTGATACAGTTAGTTACACAGCAATATATGA TATAGTTAAGGAAGTTCTTGAAGGCTCACCTCACAACCTTCTGGAATCAGTGGCCCAAAAAATTGCAATAACTACTCTGACAAATCATAAAGAAATTTTTGCTGTTCGAGTGAAGGTTGAAAAGCCTCATGTGGCAGTTCAAGGTCCAGTTGATTACTTAGGCGTTGAGATTCATAGACGGAGAAGCGATTTGTCAGgctaa
- the LOC108334837 gene encoding uncharacterized protein LOC108334837 isoform X3, which produces MAPRLPPPPTPKIEPSDLNRMLESVLQALQQQNAALVHQNTITLQNLEAARVSAENARVSSENTKRQFMEVLTSGRATLGASSFAIPVQEWSLESFLQHHPARFTGKCSPDEADHWFRDMERIYEAKGCPDERKLAYTQYLLTGEAGHWWSSMKMILERSKTPITWELFRVKFYTEYFPNSVRFAKEVEFLELVQGNRSVSEYADRFKHLLRFNTMAVDEEWQCRKFENGLRSDIKLLVKRLRIREFPALVEMARDLEKTKRESEGQQSQPARSGGSSGSRGGLSTRKAPYTRPSLSSGFRGSSSQPLVQSGPTRPSGTVRCFGCGGPHYRNNCPMGSVARKCFKCVKEGHIAAECTSTAESGPQAQRTRLPPPRGGGRPQAVDKVYAMTGSEAVSSAKMESDALACGDKLVLRGLSFHGFHGAKPEERKLGQKFVVDIDAWMDLATAGKTDHLSDTVSYTAIYD; this is translated from the exons ATGGCACCTagacttcctcctcctcctacCCCTAAGATTGAGCCGTCTGACTTGAACAGAATGTTGGAGTCTGTACTTCAAGCATTGCAGCAACAAAATGCTGCTTTGGTGCATCAGAACACCATTACATTACAAAATCTGGAAGCCGCAAGAGTATCTGCTGAGAACGCGAGAGTGTCATCTGAGAACACTAAAAGGCAGTTCATGGAAGTGTTGACTAGTGGCAGGGCCACTCTAGGTGCTTCTTCCTTCGCTATTCCAGTCCAAGAGTGGAGCTTGGAGAGCTTCCTCCAACATCACCCAGCCAGATTCACTGGAAAGTGCAGCCCTGATGAAGCCGACCACTGGTTTAGGGACATGGAGAGGATATATGAAGCTAAGGGGTGTCCTGATGAGAGAAAATTGGCCTATACTCAATATCTGTTGACCGGGGAGGCTGGCCACTGGTGGAGTAGCATGAAGATGATCCTTGAAAGGAGTAAGACTCCTATTACTTGGGAGTTGTTTAGGGTCAAATTCTACACTGAGTACTTCCCAAACAGTGTTAGATTTGCAAAGGAAGTAGAATTCCTGGAGCTGGTACAGGGCAACAGATCAGTGTCAGAGTATGCAGATCGCTTCAAACATCTACTTCGCTTCAACACTATGGCGGTGGATGAAGAATGGCAATgcagaaaatttgaaaatggctTAAGGAGTGATATCAAGCTGCTTGTAAAGAGGTTGCGCATCAGAGAGTTCCCTGCTCTAGTGGAGATGGCACGTGATCTAGAGAAGACGAAGAGGGAATCTGAGGGACAACAGAGTCAGCCTGCTAGGAGTGGGGGATCATCTGGGTCTCGTGGTGGACTTAGCACTAGGAAGGCCCCTTACACTAGACCATCCCTTTCTTCTGGGTTTAGGGGTTCATCCTCTCAGCCATTAGTGCAGTCAGGACCAACCAGACCATCTGGCACCGTTAGATGTTTTGGTTGTGGAGGACCTCATTACCGGAACAACTGCCCTATGGGAAGTGTAGCAAGGAAGTGCTTCAAGTGCGTGAAAGAGGGACACATTGCTGCTGAGTGTACCTCTACAGCAGAGTCAGGGCCTCAGGCGCAGAGGACTCGTTTGCCTCCACCCAGGGGAGGTGGTAGACCTCAGGCGGTGGACAAAGTATATGCTATGACAGGATCAGAGGCAGTCAGCTCAG CTAAAATGGAATCTGATGCACTGGCATGTGGAGACAAACTCGTACTGAGGGGATTGTCATTCCATGGTTTTCATGGAGCAAAGCCGGAAGAAAGGAAACTGGGCCAGAAGTTCGTGGTAGATATAGATGCTTGGATGGATCTCGCAACTGCTGGCAAAACTGATCACTTATCTGATACAGTTAGTTACACAGCAATATATGA TTAA
- the LOC108334837 gene encoding dihydroneopterin aldolase 2 isoform X7 gives MESDALACGDKLVLRGLSFHGFHGAKPEERKLGQKFVVDIDAWMDLATAGKTDHLSDTVSYTAIYDIVKEVLEGSPHNLLESVAQKIAITTLTNHKEIFAVRVKVEKPHVAVQGPVDYLGVEIHRRRSDLSG, from the exons ATGGAATCTGATGCACTGGCATGTGGAGACAAACTCGTACTGAGGGGATTGTCATTCCATGGTTTTCATGGAGCAAAGCCGGAAGAAAGGAAACTGGGCCAGAAGTTCGTGGTAGATATAGATGCTTGGATGGATCTCGCAACTGCTGGCAAAACTGATCACTTATCTGATACAGTTAGTTACACAGCAATATATGA TATAGTTAAGGAAGTTCTTGAAGGCTCACCTCACAACCTTCTGGAATCAGTGGCCCAAAAAATTGCAATAACTACTCTGACAAATCATAAAGAAATTTTTGCTGTTCGAGTGAAGGTTGAAAAGCCTCATGTGGCAGTTCAAGGTCCAGTTGATTACTTAGGCGTTGAGATTCATAGACGGAGAAGCGATTTGTCAGgctaa
- the LOC108334837 gene encoding dihydroneopterin aldolase 2 isoform X6: MNRSVLRSTTRVTVLGLLLKYCAYNHQDKLVLRGLSFHGFHGAKPEERKLGQKFVVDIDAWMDLATAGKTDHLSDTVSYTAIYDIVKEVLEGSPHNLLESVAQKIAITTLTNHKEIFAVRVKVEKPHVAVQGPVDYLGVEIHRRRSDLSG; encoded by the exons atgaaccgatcggttttgCGTTCTACAACGAGGGTTACTGTTTTGGGGCTTCTCCTAAAGTATTGTGCTTATAACCACCAAG ACAAACTCGTACTGAGGGGATTGTCATTCCATGGTTTTCATGGAGCAAAGCCGGAAGAAAGGAAACTGGGCCAGAAGTTCGTGGTAGATATAGATGCTTGGATGGATCTCGCAACTGCTGGCAAAACTGATCACTTATCTGATACAGTTAGTTACACAGCAATATATGA TATAGTTAAGGAAGTTCTTGAAGGCTCACCTCACAACCTTCTGGAATCAGTGGCCCAAAAAATTGCAATAACTACTCTGACAAATCATAAAGAAATTTTTGCTGTTCGAGTGAAGGTTGAAAAGCCTCATGTGGCAGTTCAAGGTCCAGTTGATTACTTAGGCGTTGAGATTCATAGACGGAGAAGCGATTTGTCAGgctaa
- the LOC108335905 gene encoding UDP-glucosyl transferase 73B2 gives MQLYLFSHKTMSFEICIVPFWGQGHLFPCIELCNRLTSRNVNITLIIPSTITTSLPSSLLQHPLIRIAQFPSPPPPPSHHDLAPDLERILANNPTRPVCAIVDIMMSSCSAPVFTKFHIPTVAFFTSAACSAAMELATWKAQPLNLEPGETRLLPGLPENMAITHSDLKRRPQHPHPPPPIGASPHYGGETRFPPPPGKGPPNHGGGFGFPPPPGKGPPKLGEPPPWLDDVRESSAVIINTCDDLERTFIKYITNHIEKPVWGVGPLLPEQYWNSTASALLDRDVRPNRRFSVTEEEVTQWLDSKPRGSVLYVSFGTEVGPTSEEMEELGGALESCEEAFIWVIQASSSIGGSKEGYFGNRGMIIRGWAPQLLILSHPSTGGFLSHCGWNSTVEGVGRGVPLLAWPIRGDQYHNAKLVMSHLKLGYMVTDDMSEKITKDDIVRGIKKLMADKEMKRNAEILSAKFQHGFPRSSLETLDDFIDHIKHSGVHC, from the coding sequence ATGCAACTATACTTGTTCAGTCACAAAACAATGTCTTTTGAAATTTGCATAGTACCCTTTTGGGGACAAGGCCATCTTTTTCCCTGCATTGAGCTATGTAACCGTTTAACATCAAGAAATGTTAACATCACCCTCATCATCCCTTCCACCATTACAACTTCTCTTCCCTCTTCCCTCCTTCAACACCCTCTCATTCGAATCGCCCAGTTCCCGTCACCACCTCCACCGCCATCCCACCACGACCTTGCCCCGGACCTCGAACGCATCCTCGCCAACAACCCCACCCGACCCGTTTGCGCCATCGTTGACATCATGATGAGCTCCTGCTCCGCCCCCGTTTTCACCAAATTTCATATCCCTACGGTAGCCTTCTTCACCTCCGCCGCCTGCTCCGCCGCCATGGAACTCGCCACCTGGAAAGCCCAACCTTTAAATCTTGAACCCGGCGAGACCCGTTTACTTCCCGGGTTGCCCGAAAACATGGCAATTACGCATTCGGACCTTAAACGACGACCTCAACATCCTCATCCTCCGCCGCCGATCGGTGCATCACCGCATTACGGAGGAGAAACCAGGTTTCCTCCGCCTCCAGGAAAGGGACCACCGAACCACGGCGGGGGATTCGGTTTTCCTCCGCCGCCGGGGAAGGGACCACCTAAACTGGGGGAACCGCCACCGTGGCTGGATGATGTTCGAGAAAGCAGCGCGGTAATCATCAACACGTGTGATGATCTGGAGCGTACATTTATTAAATACATAACAAATCATATTGAAAAACCCGTCTGGGGTGTTGGACCACTTTTACCAGAGCAGTATTGGAACTCGACCGCTTCAGCTCTCTTAGACCGTGACGTCCGGCCGAACCGCCGGTTCAGCGTCACCGAAGAAGAAGTAACCCAGTGGTTAGATTCAAAGCCACGTGGGTCGGTTCTGTATGTATCATTTGGTACAGAGGTGGGTCCCACTTCGGAGGAGATGGAAGAACTCGGTGGAGCCCTGGAGTCATGTGAAGAAGCATTCATTTGGGTGATTCAGGCCAGTTCAAGTATTGGAGGTAGTAAAGAAGGGTATTTTGGGAATAGGGGTATGATAATACGTGGGTGGGCACCACAGTTGTTGATACTGAGTCATCCTTCAACGGGTGGGTTTTTGTCTCATTGTGGATGGAACTCGACGGTGGAGGGTGTCGGACGTGGGGTTCCGTTGTTGGCGTGGCCCATAAGGGGTGATCAATACCATAATGCCAAGTTGGTGATGTCTCATCTTAAGCTCGGTTACATGGTGACGGATGATATGTCGGAGAAGATAACCAAAGATGATATTGTTAGGGGAATAAAGAAGTTGATGGCCGATAAAGAGATGAAGAGAAATGCTGAGATTCTAAGTGCCAAGTTTCAGCATGGGTTTCCTAGAAGTTCACTGGAGACTTTAGATGATTTTATTGACCACATCAAGCATTCAGGCGTCCATTGCTAA
- the LOC108334837 gene encoding dihydroneopterin aldolase 2 isoform X5, translated as MNRSVLRSTTRVTVLGLLLKYCAYNHQAKMESDALACGDKLVLRGLSFHGFHGAKPEERKLGQKFVVDIDAWMDLATAGKTDHLSDTVSYTAIYDIVKEVLEGSPHNLLESVAQKIAITTLTNHKEIFAVRVKVEKPHVAVQGPVDYLGVEIHRRRSDLSG; from the exons atgaaccgatcggttttgCGTTCTACAACGAGGGTTACTGTTTTGGGGCTTCTCCTAAAGTATTGTGCTTATAACCACCAAG CTAAAATGGAATCTGATGCACTGGCATGTGGAGACAAACTCGTACTGAGGGGATTGTCATTCCATGGTTTTCATGGAGCAAAGCCGGAAGAAAGGAAACTGGGCCAGAAGTTCGTGGTAGATATAGATGCTTGGATGGATCTCGCAACTGCTGGCAAAACTGATCACTTATCTGATACAGTTAGTTACACAGCAATATATGA TATAGTTAAGGAAGTTCTTGAAGGCTCACCTCACAACCTTCTGGAATCAGTGGCCCAAAAAATTGCAATAACTACTCTGACAAATCATAAAGAAATTTTTGCTGTTCGAGTGAAGGTTGAAAAGCCTCATGTGGCAGTTCAAGGTCCAGTTGATTACTTAGGCGTTGAGATTCATAGACGGAGAAGCGATTTGTCAGgctaa